In Hippoglossus hippoglossus isolate fHipHip1 chromosome 24, fHipHip1.pri, whole genome shotgun sequence, a single genomic region encodes these proteins:
- the kcnk13b gene encoding potassium channel subfamily K member 13b isoform X1, protein MACRNGCCCGWGPINEDNARFLLLALFIIIYLFCGAAVFSALEQPKEREAKERWVQRFEHFSQKYNLSKKDLNNFLRNYEEANVAGIRVDTIRPRWDFTGAFYFVGTVVSTIGFGMTTPATIGGKVFLMFYGLLGCAATILFFNLFLERVITVIAVVLKSCHERRHNKAILPQNGRQVSEENRAAGAAGGRRGKGEDLAGWKPSVYCVMLILGVAAILVSCCASLMYSAAEGWGYLDSLYFCFVAFSTIGFGDMVSSQRVVYEGHATVAYRLGNFFFILTGVCCIYSLFNVISIVIKQVLNWLLRRLEAPCRCCFPRRGHHPHRHPRRNVVAPGHLRSRRDPSIETDAMNESETDTGRRMSGEMISMRDFLAANKVNLAIMQKQLSEMAIGHPRQSSSSSRQNGFSGGVGALGIMNNRLAETSVDR, encoded by the exons ATGGCATGTCGGaacggctgctgctgcggctgggGTCCAATAAACGAGGATAACGCGAGGTTCCTTCTGCTGGCGTTGTTCATCATCATCTATCTCTTCTGTGGCGCCGCGGTGTTCTCCGCGCTGGAGCAGCCGAAGGAGCGAGAGGCGAAGGAGCGCTGGGTGCAGAGGTTCGAGCATTTCAGCCAGAAGTACAACCTGAGCAAGAAGGACCTCAACAACTTCCTCAGAAACTACGAGGAGGCGAACGTAGCCGGGATCCGTGTGGACACGATCAGACCTCGATGGGACTTCACCGGCGCGTTTTACTTCGTGGGGACTGTGGTGTCAACCATCG GGTTTGGAATGACCACTCCTGCTACCATTGGAGGAAAAGTCTTCCTGATGTTCTACGGCCTGCTTGGCTGTGCCGCCACCATCCTCTTCTTCAACCTCTTTCTGGAACGTGTCATCACTGTTATCGCTGTGGTCCTCAAGTCCTGTCACGAACGACGCCACAACAAGGCAATACTTCCGCAAAACGGCCGGCAAGTCTCGGAGGAAAACAGGGCAGCCGGAGCCGCGGGCGGCAGAAGAGGAAAAGGTGAGGATCTGGCTGGCTGGAAGCCTTCAGTCTACTGCGTCATGCTCATTCTGGGAGTGGCAGCCATCTTGGTGTCCTGCTGCGCTTCCCTCATGTACTCAGCAGCCGAGGGCTGGGGCTACCTGGACTCGCTATACTTCTGTTTTGTGGCCTTCAGCACCATCGGGTTTGGAGATATGGTGAGCAGCCAGCGGGTCGTCTACGAGGGCCACGCAACAGTGGCGTATCGGCTGGGCaacttcttcttcatcctgaccGGCGTCTGCTGCATCTACTCTCTCTTTAACGTCATCTCCATCGTCATCAAGCAGGTCCTCAACTGGTTGCTGAGGAGACTGGAAGCCCCCTGCCGCTGCTGCTTCCCTAGGAGGGGTCACCACCCGCACCGACACCCCAGAAGGAACGTGGTGGCCCCGGGTCACCTGCGCTCCCGCAGAGACCCCTCCATCGAGACAGACGCCATGAACGAGAGCGAGACTGACACTGGGCGCAGGATGTCCGGGGAGATGATCTCCATGAGGGATTTCTTAGCAGCCAACAAG GTGAACCTGGCCATTATGCAGAAGCAGCTTTCGGAGATGGCCATCGGGCACCCACGCCAGTCCAGCTCCAGTTCACGTCAGAACGGATTCTCAGGAGGGGTGGGCGCCCTTGGCATCATGAACAACCGGCTGGCGGAGACCAGTGTGGACAGATAG
- the kcnk13b gene encoding potassium channel subfamily K member 13b isoform X2, which translates to MACRNGCCCGWGPINEDNARFLLLALFIIIYLFCGAAVFSALEQPKEREAKERWVQRFEHFSQKYNLSKKDLNNFLRNYEEANVAGIRVDTIRPRWDFTGAFYFVGTVVSTIGFGMTTPATIGGKVFLMFYGLLGCAATILFFNLFLERVITVIAVVLKSCHERRHNKAILPQNGRQVSEENRAAGAAGGRRGKGEDLAGWKPSVYCVMLILGVAAILVSCCASLMYSAAEGWGYLDSLYFCFVAFSTIGFGDMVLNWLLRRLEAPCRCCFPRRGHHPHRHPRRNVVAPGHLRSRRDPSIETDAMNESETDTGRRMSGEMISMRDFLAANKVNLAIMQKQLSEMAIGHPRQSSSSSRQNGFSGGVGALGIMNNRLAETSVDR; encoded by the exons ATGGCATGTCGGaacggctgctgctgcggctgggGTCCAATAAACGAGGATAACGCGAGGTTCCTTCTGCTGGCGTTGTTCATCATCATCTATCTCTTCTGTGGCGCCGCGGTGTTCTCCGCGCTGGAGCAGCCGAAGGAGCGAGAGGCGAAGGAGCGCTGGGTGCAGAGGTTCGAGCATTTCAGCCAGAAGTACAACCTGAGCAAGAAGGACCTCAACAACTTCCTCAGAAACTACGAGGAGGCGAACGTAGCCGGGATCCGTGTGGACACGATCAGACCTCGATGGGACTTCACCGGCGCGTTTTACTTCGTGGGGACTGTGGTGTCAACCATCG GGTTTGGAATGACCACTCCTGCTACCATTGGAGGAAAAGTCTTCCTGATGTTCTACGGCCTGCTTGGCTGTGCCGCCACCATCCTCTTCTTCAACCTCTTTCTGGAACGTGTCATCACTGTTATCGCTGTGGTCCTCAAGTCCTGTCACGAACGACGCCACAACAAGGCAATACTTCCGCAAAACGGCCGGCAAGTCTCGGAGGAAAACAGGGCAGCCGGAGCCGCGGGCGGCAGAAGAGGAAAAGGTGAGGATCTGGCTGGCTGGAAGCCTTCAGTCTACTGCGTCATGCTCATTCTGGGAGTGGCAGCCATCTTGGTGTCCTGCTGCGCTTCCCTCATGTACTCAGCAGCCGAGGGCTGGGGCTACCTGGACTCGCTATACTTCTGTTTTGTGGCCTTCAGCACCATCGGGTTTGGAGATATG GTCCTCAACTGGTTGCTGAGGAGACTGGAAGCCCCCTGCCGCTGCTGCTTCCCTAGGAGGGGTCACCACCCGCACCGACACCCCAGAAGGAACGTGGTGGCCCCGGGTCACCTGCGCTCCCGCAGAGACCCCTCCATCGAGACAGACGCCATGAACGAGAGCGAGACTGACACTGGGCGCAGGATGTCCGGGGAGATGATCTCCATGAGGGATTTCTTAGCAGCCAACAAG GTGAACCTGGCCATTATGCAGAAGCAGCTTTCGGAGATGGCCATCGGGCACCCACGCCAGTCCAGCTCCAGTTCACGTCAGAACGGATTCTCAGGAGGGGTGGGCGCCCTTGGCATCATGAACAACCGGCTGGCGGAGACCAGTGTGGACAGATAG
- the psmc1b gene encoding proteasome 26S subunit, ATPase 1b has protein sequence MGQSQSGGHGPGGGKKDDKDKKKKYEPPIPTRVGKRKKKTKGPDAASKLPLVTPHTQCRLKLLKQERIKDYLLMEEEFIRNQEQMKPLEEKQEEERSKVDDLRGTPMSVGTLEEIIDDNHAIVSTSVGSEHYVSILSFVDKDLLEPGCSVLLNHKVHAVIGVLMDDTDPLVTVMKVEKAPQETYADIGGLDNQIQEIKESVELPLTHPEYYEEMGIKPPKGVILYGPPGTGKTLLAKAVANQTSATFLRVVGSELIQKYLGDGPKLVRELFRVAEEHAPSIVFIDEIDAIGTKRYDSNSGGEREIQRTMLELLNQLDGFDSRGDVKVIMATNRIETLDPALIRPGRIDRKIEFPLPDEKTKRRIFSIHTSRMTVADDVTLDDLILAKDDLSGADIKAICTEAGLMALRERRMKVTNEDFKKSKENVLYKKQEGTPEGLYL, from the exons ATG GGACAAAGCCAGAGTGGAGGCCACGGTCCAGGAGGAGGCAAGAAGGATGACAAG GATAAGAAAAAGAAGTACGAGCCTCCAATTCCCACCAGAGTTGgtaagagaaagaagaagacaaagggaCCAGATGCTGCCAGCAAACTACCATTGG TCACCCCTCACACTCAATGCcgcctgaagctgctgaagcaGGAGCGTATCAAAGACTACCtactgatggaggaggagttCATCAGGAACCAGGAGCAGATGAAACCCCtggaagagaagcaggag GAGGAGAGGTCAAAGGTGGACGACCTGAGAGGGACACCTATGTCTGTGGGCACCCTGGAGGAAATCATTGACGACAACCATGCAATTGTTTCCACCTCAGTGGGATCAGAGCATTACGTCAGCATCCTGTCATTTGTGGATAAGGATTTGTTGGAGCCGGGCTGCTCCGTCCTGCTCAACCACAAG GTTCATGCTGTGATTGGGGTGCTGATGGACGACACTGATCCCCTGGTAACAGTCATGAAGGTGGAGAAGGCCCCACAAGAAACATATGCTGACATTGGAGGACTGGACAATCAAATCCAGGAGATCAAG GAGTCAGTGGAGCTGCCTCTTACACATCCAGAGTATTATGAAGAGATGGGCATTAAGCCGCCCAAGGGTGTCATCCTATATGGTCCACCTGGCACAG GTAAAACCCTGCTCGCCAAGGCCGTAGCCAATCAGACATCAGCCACGTTTCTGCGTGTGGTGGGCTCAGAGCTGATCCAGAAGTACCTGGGAGATGGGCCCAAGCTGGTCCGAGAGCTCTTCAGGGTGGCAGAGGAACATGCCCCCTCCATCGTCTTCATCGACGAGATCGACGCCATCGGCACCAAGAG GTACGACTCCAACTCTGGAGGCGAGCGGGAGATCCAGAGGACCATGCTGGAGCTGCTCAACCAGCTTGACGGCTTCGACTCGCGCGGAGACGTGAAAGTTATCATGGCCACCAATCGGATAGAGACCCTGGATCCAGCACTCATCAGACCTG gGAGAATCGACCGTAAGATCGAGTTTCCACTGCCAGATGAGAAGACCAAGAGGAGGATCTTCTCCATCCACACCAGCCGCATGACAGTCGCAGATGATGTCACCCTTGATGACCTCATCCTGGCGAAGGATGACCTATCAGGAGCAGACATCAAG GCCATCTGCACAGAAGCCGGCCTCATGGCTTTGCGAGAGCGCCGCATGAAAGTCACCAACGAGGATTTCAAGAAATCCAAGGAGAACGTCCTGTACAAGAAGCAGGAGGGAACACCAGAGGGGCTTTACCTCTAA